Proteins encoded in a region of the Elaeis guineensis isolate ETL-2024a chromosome 7, EG11, whole genome shotgun sequence genome:
- the LOC105032220 gene encoding probable transcription factor GLK1, which produces MLPVSPLRSSNEEERDGEVGGMVGDFSGDIVLEDINFDDFFMGFDDGEILPVLEVDPAEIFVEFSEGGEEDSSGMAISVESTVDSDGGGQQKGSLEGEMKVEKDISRREEVIAATTKEDPGTMTAEIRSPSSEVNRGGKSSAVATKNSQVKRKVKVDWTPELHRRFVQAVEQLGVDKAVPSRILELMGIDRLTRHNVASHLQKYRSHRKYLLARDAEAASRSQRRRMHAASGATARRDMNPWLAPIIGFPAPLPLPPPPPPPLFQPFRTLRVWGHPTVDPPLVPMWPRNLTSWSHTPPWAPQPSQPPPQNPPYWHHHYQKGCRVPYVLTQGTPCFPQALPTTFPAPPVPGVLPHPFYRPVVPPPASKHLGSQLPLDVYPPNEHVDAAVGDVLAKRLLPLPLGLKPPSLESVLVELQGRGVSIIPATSG; this is translated from the exons ATGCTTCCAGTCTCACCATTGAGAAGCTCCAATGAAGAGGAGAGAGATGGGGAGGTTGGGGGAATGGTGGGGGACTTCTCCGGTGACATCGTGCTTGAGGATATCAACTTTGATGACTTTTTCATGGGGTTCGATGATGGAGAGATATTGCCGGTCCTCGAGGTGGATCCTGCCGAGATCTTTGTAGAGTTCTCGGAGGGTGGAGAGGAGGACTCGTCAGGGATGGCAATATCGGTGGAGTCTACAGTGGATTCAGATGGTGGGGGTCAGCAGAAGGGATCATTGGAAGGGGAGATGAAGGTAGAGAAGGATATAAGTCGACGTGAAGAGGTCATCGCTGCGACGACGAAGGAGGACCCAGGGACCATGACAGCGGAGATCAGGTCACCATCATCGGAGGTCAATCGAGGCGGCAAGTCATCGGCAGTGGCAACGAAGAACTCGCAGGTGAAGCGGAAAGTTAAG GTGGATTGGACGCCGGAGCTGCATCGGAGATTTGTTCAGGCGGTGGAGCAGCTTGGAGTTGATAAAGCTGTGCCCTCTAGGATTTTAGAGCTAATGGGGATCGACCGCCTCACTCGACACAACGTTGCCAGCCATCTCCAG AAATATAGGTCACATCGGAAGTATTTGCTCGCAAGAGACGCAGAGGCTGCAAGCCGAAGCCAGAGACGGCGAATGCATGCGGCCAGCGGTGCCACTGCAAGGAGGGACATGAACCCATGGCTTGCCCCTATCATTGGCTTCCCTGCACCACTACCACtaccaccacctcctcctccccctctttTTCAGCCTTTTAGAACCTTACGTGTTTGGGGGCACCCAACTGTAGACCCACCATTAGTGCCCATGTGGCCGAGAAATCTAACCTCATGGTCTCACACTCCGCCCTGGGCTCCTCAGCCATCTCAACCTCCACCACAAAATCCTCCTTATTGGCACCATCATTATCAAAAA GGCTGTAGAGTACCATATGTCCTAACACAAGGAACTCCTTGCTTTCCTCAAGCATTGCCAACG ACTTTTCCAGCTCCACCAGTCCCGGGTGTTCTTCCCCATCCCTTCTATAGACCAGTAGTTCCTCCTCCCGCCTCCAAGCACTTGGGTTCGCAGCTTCCACTCGATGTCTATCCT CCAAACGAACATGTAGATGCAGCTGTTGGAGATGTTTTAGCAAAGCGATTGTTGCCGTTGCCTCTCGGGTTGAAGCCTCCCTCATTGGAGAGCGTACTGGTAGAACTACAAGGGCGAGGTGTGTCAATAATACCAGCAACATCTGGTTGA